In one window of Fictibacillus phosphorivorans DNA:
- a CDS encoding TetR/AcrR family transcriptional regulator, whose amino-acid sequence MKSNIPIPSSAREKILQEAILAFGTQGYEKVNVQQLAQNIGVTTGALYHHFGNKLELYKVVREEIERRITSRMEAASEVHEDPLESLKSSMIIGFNAAVKLNVCTLLCEPDFSLNEDLVAKLFQEILNENIPGIEVLLSSLWRAALKNVSNGMSPTEAKNALIWLIEKL is encoded by the coding sequence ATGAAATCAAATATTCCAATTCCCAGTTCTGCAAGGGAGAAAATTCTACAAGAAGCCATTTTAGCTTTCGGTACACAAGGATATGAAAAAGTGAATGTTCAACAACTGGCTCAAAATATAGGGGTAACAACGGGGGCTTTATACCATCACTTTGGAAATAAATTAGAATTGTATAAAGTTGTTCGTGAGGAGATCGAAAGGAGAATTACGAGTAGAATGGAGGCTGCTTCTGAAGTCCATGAAGATCCCCTGGAATCTCTAAAATCATCTATGATTATTGGGTTTAATGCTGCTGTTAAGTTAAATGTTTGTACATTATTATGTGAACCAGACTTTAGTTTAAATGAAGATCTTGTTGCCAAGCTTTTTCAAGAAATACTAAATGAAAATATACCAGGTATTGAAGTGCTTCTCTCTTCTCTTTGGCGAGCGGCGTTAAAAAATGTTTCAAATGGTATGTCTCCTACCGAAGCTAAAAATGCTTTGATTTGGTTAATTGAAAAATTGTAA
- a CDS encoding DUF421 domain-containing protein, whose protein sequence is MNPYFDIIIRSVVAFLSIFLAARILGKQTVSRMTIFDFIAVVTLGSVTANLAFALEVKARYIFLVLLIFVLLIYLSAFISLKSKRARKYVAGDPTVVIENGKILENNMKKMRYTLDYLNQQLRQKDIFSIDDVDYALVENNGLLSVKKKEELLTVTRKDLHIVKEDVKLPIELMMDGEILQNNLKENNISKEWLLLELKKRNLTVESVVYALLTSSNKLYIDTQDDRLHSPLDIE, encoded by the coding sequence GTGAACCCTTATTTTGATATAATCATTCGATCTGTAGTTGCTTTTTTATCTATATTCCTTGCTGCTCGGATTTTGGGAAAACAAACCGTATCTAGAATGACGATTTTTGACTTTATCGCAGTTGTTACACTCGGTTCTGTTACTGCGAACTTAGCGTTTGCTCTAGAAGTAAAAGCACGTTACATCTTTCTTGTGTTATTGATCTTTGTTCTTTTAATCTATCTCTCAGCCTTTATTTCTTTAAAGAGTAAACGAGCTCGAAAGTATGTGGCTGGAGATCCAACAGTAGTGATCGAGAACGGGAAAATATTAGAAAATAACATGAAGAAAATGCGTTATACACTTGATTATTTAAATCAACAGCTTCGGCAGAAAGATATCTTTTCGATCGATGATGTTGATTATGCCCTCGTTGAAAATAACGGCCTTCTCTCTGTGAAGAAAAAAGAAGAACTTCTTACTGTCACACGTAAAGATTTACATATCGTAAAAGAAGATGTGAAGCTCCCTATAGAGTTGATGATGGATGGAGAAATTCTACAGAACAACTTAAAAGAAAATAACATTTCTAAAGAGTGGCTACTACTAGAGCTGAAGAAACGTAATCTTACAGTTGAAAGTGTCGTATACGCATTACTTACTAGCAGCAATAAACTTTATATAGACACACAAGATGATAGATTACACTCGCCTTTGGATATAGAGTGA
- the msrA gene encoding peptide-methionine (S)-S-oxide reductase MsrA, which yields MSNKELATFAGGCFWCMVKPFDELPGIHGIVSGYTGGELENPSYEQIKTGKTGHREAVQITFDPEVFPYQKLLDLYWPQIDPTDDGGQFIDRGSQYTTAIFYHNEKQKELAEQSLMKLEDSGKFKKPIVTEILPASVFYEAEEYHQDFYKKNPKAYKEERETSGRDTFIQQNWK from the coding sequence GTGAGTAATAAAGAACTTGCAACTTTTGCAGGAGGTTGTTTCTGGTGTATGGTAAAACCTTTCGATGAACTTCCTGGAATTCATGGTATTGTATCTGGGTACACGGGTGGAGAACTTGAAAATCCATCTTATGAACAGATTAAAACAGGGAAGACCGGGCATCGTGAAGCTGTCCAAATTACTTTCGATCCAGAGGTTTTTCCTTATCAAAAATTGTTAGACCTGTATTGGCCACAAATTGATCCAACGGATGATGGGGGTCAGTTTATCGATCGGGGTAGTCAATATACAACTGCAATCTTTTATCACAATGAGAAGCAAAAAGAACTTGCTGAACAATCTTTAATGAAATTAGAAGATAGCGGGAAATTTAAAAAACCAATTGTTACAGAAATACTACCAGCTAGTGTGTTTTATGAAGCGGAAGAGTATCATCAAGATTTCTATAAGAAGAATCCAAAAGCTTATAAAGAAGAACGAGAAACATCCGGTAGAGATACTTTCATTCAGCAGAACTGGAAATAA
- a CDS encoding Ger(x)C family spore germination protein, protein MRRWKLIAVIFSFTFVLSGCAGRIELNELLIVSSIGVDYKKDKTIVHFQVVNPGGTAGGQGGAPSGGSGGSVYTYTVEGETLYDAVEKGRNILPRKLLFSHITSVVIGEKYARRKGIAPLFDFMERNHEVRDNIIMFVAKNSTAKDILSMYTPIFKNPGESLRNRVMLASSSTGISEGIKEKDVVRWRYGEFRDPVIQGVEIVKISDGQGDTANLENINANDKTYRISGLAVFKKDKMVAWLNNDQTRGWSIINQKVKDIFILSHKCDSQKGNVGFMVKDVDSKTKVHIENGKLKYVVNVNGKAILQEVTCAVDVGDPNTLLQMEKGVNQALARHIKSTVEKAQDKKTDVFGFGKLLYNKDPKVWKIYKEKWDEEFSNVEFETNVSIKLESVGARVETIHEQK, encoded by the coding sequence ATGAGAAGATGGAAATTAATAGCTGTTATCTTCTCTTTTACATTCGTTTTATCTGGGTGTGCGGGCAGAATAGAACTTAATGAACTACTAATCGTTTCCTCGATAGGTGTGGATTACAAAAAAGATAAAACGATTGTTCATTTTCAAGTGGTGAATCCTGGAGGCACAGCAGGAGGACAAGGTGGTGCACCGTCGGGTGGATCTGGAGGATCAGTCTATACGTATACTGTGGAAGGTGAAACCCTTTATGATGCGGTTGAAAAAGGGAGAAATATACTCCCTCGAAAATTACTTTTTTCACATATTACAAGTGTTGTTATAGGTGAAAAATACGCTAGAAGAAAAGGCATTGCTCCACTCTTTGATTTTATGGAAAGAAATCATGAAGTCCGAGACAATATCATTATGTTTGTTGCTAAGAATTCAACTGCAAAAGATATTCTTTCAATGTATACTCCGATTTTTAAGAACCCTGGAGAGTCATTAAGAAATAGGGTAATGTTAGCTTCGTCTTCAACAGGAATTTCTGAAGGTATTAAAGAAAAGGACGTTGTTCGATGGCGGTATGGAGAATTTAGGGATCCCGTCATTCAAGGGGTAGAGATTGTAAAGATCAGTGACGGTCAAGGAGATACCGCCAATTTAGAAAATATTAATGCAAATGATAAGACCTATCGAATATCGGGATTGGCTGTGTTCAAAAAAGATAAAATGGTGGCTTGGTTGAATAACGATCAAACGAGAGGTTGGTCAATAATCAATCAAAAAGTGAAGGACATCTTCATTTTAAGTCACAAATGCGATAGTCAAAAAGGTAATGTTGGTTTTATGGTAAAAGACGTTGACTCAAAAACGAAGGTTCATATTGAAAACGGTAAATTGAAATATGTTGTTAATGTTAATGGAAAAGCGATCTTACAGGAAGTAACATGCGCAGTCGATGTTGGTGACCCTAATACTCTTTTACAGATGGAGAAAGGAGTAAACCAAGCATTAGCAAGACATATAAAAAGTACTGTGGAAAAGGCGCAGGATAAAAAAACAGATGTTTTTGGATTTGGTAAGTTACTTTACAATAAAGATCCAAAAGTTTGGAAGATATACAAAGAAAAGTGGGATGAAGAGTTTTCTAATGTTGAATTTGAAACAAATGTATCTATAAAACTTGAATCTGTAGGAGCAAGGGTGGAAACGATCCATGAGCAAAAATAA
- a CDS encoding MerR family transcriptional regulator — MYSIGEVAKLLNVTTHTLRFYEKEKIITPERTENGDRRYSESHLQWLGFVIKLKETKMPLAQIKEYASLFVQGDHTSQKRLGLLKNHQDHVQKQIQVLIDIDDMLRKKIATYEEHMQKRDIT; from the coding sequence ATGTATTCCATTGGAGAAGTTGCAAAGCTGCTTAACGTAACGACTCATACACTGCGATTTTATGAAAAAGAAAAGATTATCACACCAGAACGAACAGAGAATGGAGATCGACGTTATTCTGAATCTCATTTACAATGGCTGGGATTTGTCATAAAACTCAAAGAAACTAAAATGCCGCTTGCTCAGATCAAAGAATATGCTTCATTATTCGTACAAGGAGATCATACCAGTCAAAAGAGGTTGGGTTTGTTAAAGAATCATCAAGATCATGTTCAGAAACAAATACAAGTATTAATAGATATTGATGATATGTTGCGCAAAAAGATAGCAACTTATGAAGAACATATGCAAAAAAGAGATATCACCTAA
- a CDS encoding VOC family protein — protein sequence MKLVFHSQPVKDMKSAVAFYRDILGMEEAWREGNHTVAFKANTDTQILLEDDEVEREFGPGSVFLVDNVDAYFTSNQEALNFVKEPCDIPPGRYAIFTDDSGNPIRIIDMSKQ from the coding sequence ATGAAATTAGTTTTTCATTCTCAACCCGTTAAAGATATGAAAAGTGCTGTTGCTTTTTACAGGGATATTTTAGGAATGGAAGAAGCTTGGAGGGAAGGGAATCATACCGTAGCATTTAAAGCAAACACTGATACTCAAATCCTACTAGAAGATGATGAGGTTGAACGTGAGTTTGGTCCAGGGAGCGTATTTTTGGTGGATAACGTAGATGCGTATTTTACATCGAATCAAGAGGCTCTAAATTTTGTAAAAGAGCCTTGTGATATTCCGCCTGGACGATATGCTATTTTCACAGATGATTCTGGAAATCCTATACGGATAATTGACATGTCTAAGCAATAA
- a CDS encoding GntP family permease, translating into MPLFIVACGILALLVLIMYFKLNTFISLIIVSFGVALALGMPLGEIVKSIEAGLGGTLGHLALIFGLGAMLGKLIADAGGAQRIAITLIEKFGEKKIQWAIVVASFIIGIALFFEVGLVLLIPIVFAISKQLRVSILYLGIPMVAALSVTHGFLPPHPGPTVIAGEYGANIGEVLLYGFIIAIPTVILAGPVFTKIAKKIVPDSFNKTGNIASLGEQKVFKLEDTPSFGISVFTAMLPVILMSIATVITLIQNTMGIDDSKTFEIIRFVGDASTSMLISLLVAVYTMGLARKIPITTVMDSCTTAITHIGMMLLIIGGGGAFKQVLINGGVGDYVAELFKDTTFSPILLAWIIAAILRISLGSATVAALTTAGLVIPLLGQTDVNLALVVLATGAGSLIASHVNDAGFWMFKEYFGLSMKETFATWTLLETIISVAGLGFILLLNLFV; encoded by the coding sequence TATCATTCGGTGTTGCATTAGCATTAGGTATGCCACTTGGAGAAATCGTAAAATCCATTGAAGCAGGTCTTGGTGGAACGCTCGGGCATTTGGCGTTAATCTTTGGTTTAGGCGCAATGTTAGGTAAACTGATCGCTGATGCTGGCGGTGCTCAACGAATTGCCATTACACTGATCGAGAAGTTCGGTGAAAAGAAAATTCAATGGGCGATTGTTGTTGCTTCATTTATTATTGGTATCGCTTTATTCTTTGAAGTAGGTCTTGTATTGTTAATTCCAATCGTATTTGCCATTTCAAAACAATTACGCGTTTCCATTCTTTATCTAGGTATTCCAATGGTAGCGGCTCTTTCTGTAACGCACGGATTCTTGCCTCCTCACCCAGGTCCAACGGTAATTGCAGGTGAATATGGTGCGAATATTGGTGAAGTTTTACTTTATGGATTCATCATTGCGATTCCAACTGTTATTCTAGCTGGACCCGTGTTTACGAAAATTGCAAAAAAGATTGTACCAGACTCATTTAACAAAACAGGAAATATTGCTTCATTAGGCGAACAAAAAGTTTTTAAATTAGAAGATACACCTTCTTTTGGTATCTCAGTGTTTACAGCGATGCTTCCAGTTATTTTGATGTCGATTGCTACGGTGATCACACTTATTCAAAACACGATGGGGATCGATGACTCAAAGACATTTGAAATTATCCGTTTTGTTGGTGACGCTTCTACTTCCATGTTGATCTCATTACTAGTAGCTGTTTATACGATGGGATTAGCAAGAAAAATTCCAATTACAACGGTTATGGACTCATGTACGACAGCTATCACACATATCGGAATGATGCTGTTAATTATTGGTGGAGGTGGAGCCTTCAAACAAGTATTAATCAACGGTGGTGTTGGTGATTATGTAGCTGAATTGTTCAAAGATACTACATTTTCTCCAATCTTGTTAGCTTGGATCATTGCAGCCATCCTTCGAATCTCTTTAGGGTCTGCGACAGTTGCTGCATTAACAACAGCAGGACTAGTTATTCCACTATTAGGTCAGACCGATGTCAATCTTGCGTTAGTCGTTTTAGCTACAGGTGCTGGTAGTTTAATAGCATCACATGTGAACGATGCTGGTTTCTGGATGTTCAAAGAATATTTTGGTTTAAGTATGAAAGAAACCTTTGCAACTTGGACTTTATTAGAGACCATTATCTCAGTTGCTGGTCTAGGCTTTATCTTGCTATTAAATTTGTTTGTATAA
- a CDS encoding P1 family peptidase translates to MQQKRIRDFGVKIGKLETGQNNSITDVVGVSVGHVTLSEGNCQTGVTAIIPHEGNTFMEKLIASSYVINGFGKTMGTIQMKELGVLETPIILTNTLSIGTASDALMAYMLERNPEIGRTTGTVNPIVGECNDMLLNDVRAQFIEKHHVVEALQNAGKHVIEGSVGAGTGMLCYSLKGGIGTASRCFSIDQQMYTIGILVLSNFGILSDLQINGRAIGQELKEALLKSWEEKDKGSVMIIVATDLPVSERQLNRIIKRSVLGLSRTGSFITHGSGEVVIGFSTATKIPHFKPKHITTIPTIHEEDLDLAFRAVGEATEEAVLNSLVTASHVSGRDGNERPAFKDLLEEFNIQLA, encoded by the coding sequence ATGCAACAAAAAAGAATTCGAGATTTTGGTGTGAAGATCGGGAAGCTTGAGACCGGTCAGAATAACTCGATTACAGATGTAGTAGGGGTTTCAGTAGGACACGTGACACTAAGCGAAGGAAATTGTCAAACAGGGGTTACCGCTATCATTCCTCATGAAGGAAATACATTTATGGAGAAACTGATCGCTTCAAGTTATGTGATCAATGGGTTTGGAAAAACAATGGGAACCATTCAGATGAAAGAACTAGGTGTCTTGGAAACGCCTATTATACTTACGAACACATTGAGTATCGGCACGGCTTCTGATGCATTAATGGCATATATGTTAGAACGAAATCCAGAAATCGGAAGAACAACTGGAACGGTAAATCCTATTGTTGGGGAATGCAATGACATGTTATTAAATGATGTAAGAGCACAATTTATAGAGAAACATCATGTAGTAGAAGCACTACAAAATGCAGGGAAGCATGTAATAGAAGGCAGTGTTGGAGCAGGGACAGGTATGCTTTGTTATTCGTTAAAAGGTGGCATTGGAACGGCTTCTCGGTGTTTTTCAATCGACCAGCAGATGTATACGATAGGCATACTTGTTTTATCAAACTTTGGTATACTGAGCGACTTACAGATAAATGGTAGAGCGATCGGACAAGAATTAAAGGAAGCTTTGCTAAAATCGTGGGAAGAAAAAGACAAAGGATCTGTGATGATTATTGTTGCAACCGATCTTCCGGTTTCCGAAAGACAGCTAAATCGAATTATTAAAAGGTCAGTACTCGGGTTATCAAGAACGGGTTCATTTATTACTCATGGAAGTGGGGAAGTGGTGATTGGTTTTTCAACAGCAACAAAGATTCCTCACTTTAAACCAAAGCATATCACTACCATTCCTACGATTCATGAAGAAGATTTAGATCTTGCTTTTAGAGCAGTTGGTGAAGCAACAGAGGAAGCGGTGTTAAACTCGCTTGTAACGGCTTCACATGTTAGCGGTAGAGATGGGAATGAACGGCCAGCGTTTAAAGATCTTTTAGAGGAATTTAATATTCAGTTAGCTTAA
- a CDS encoding prenyltransferase/squalene oxidase repeat-containing protein, with amino-acid sequence MNIKKKIESEIYKRCNKLLSQQEANGTWCYCFENSLITDAYMLILLRTIDYKNESLIKRIAERILSKQSQDGLWRLYPDEEPANLSATIQAYTALLYSQSLTQTEESLLHAKHFIINNGGLKNADLLTKVFLAMNGLYHWPDLPIDPAILFSLPQTSPINRYDISSYARAHFAPVMLMIEGKKKLTSSYTSDLSGIFGIAEQGSNIEDWINLFSMLNIRDSYMNTKKENILSYIQYHIEPDGTLLSYALTTIFMVYGLLSNGVDRSSTIIQNALSGLMKMFCEIDGTIHLQNSPSTTWDTSLILYTLLEAGLPHTNPQILKGARFLLSQQQYKYGDWTVHNPDSLPGGWGFSIGNTQHPDIDDTQVALRSIARYCRTSSSYYSSYEKGLSWLLSMQNDDGGWAAFEKNTNRYLIGSLPIKHAKDALIDPSTPDLTGRTLELLGSFHGLNQNHHSIKKGVNWLLSNQEANGSWYGRWGVCYIYGTWAAVTGLQSCGVRENERALQKARKWLISIQNVDGGWGESCESDSKRTYVSLNKSTPSQTAWALNALTSISDQPTSEMEEAVSWLLTKQEASYPTGAGLPGAFYIRYHSYEHIWPLLALTHYYKKYY; translated from the coding sequence TTGAACATAAAAAAGAAGATAGAATCAGAAATTTATAAACGTTGTAATAAACTCCTTTCCCAACAAGAAGCGAATGGTACTTGGTGTTATTGCTTTGAGAATTCTCTAATCACAGATGCCTATATGCTCATTTTGTTACGAACAATCGACTATAAGAATGAAAGCCTTATAAAACGAATAGCAGAAAGAATTCTTTCCAAACAGTCTCAAGACGGTTTATGGCGTTTATATCCTGATGAGGAACCTGCAAACTTGTCTGCGACCATACAAGCTTACACGGCTCTTTTGTATTCACAGTCCCTCACACAAACAGAAGAATCACTACTACACGCCAAACACTTCATTATTAATAATGGAGGATTAAAGAATGCAGATCTTCTCACTAAAGTTTTTTTAGCCATGAACGGTTTATATCACTGGCCAGATTTGCCTATCGACCCTGCCATTCTCTTTTCACTTCCCCAAACATCGCCCATCAATCGTTATGATATCAGTAGTTACGCGAGAGCTCACTTTGCTCCTGTCATGTTAATGATTGAAGGAAAAAAGAAGCTTACATCTAGCTATACGTCAGATCTATCTGGAATTTTTGGAATAGCAGAGCAAGGATCTAACATTGAAGATTGGATCAATCTATTCTCAATGTTGAATATAAGAGACTCTTACATGAATACGAAGAAAGAAAATATTCTTTCTTATATTCAATATCATATTGAGCCGGATGGTACACTTCTTAGCTATGCACTAACAACCATTTTTATGGTATATGGTTTACTTTCTAATGGTGTTGATCGTTCATCAACCATTATTCAAAATGCACTGAGTGGTTTGATGAAAATGTTTTGCGAGATAGATGGAACGATACATTTACAGAACTCCCCTTCTACCACTTGGGATACCTCTCTCATTCTCTATACATTGTTAGAAGCGGGTCTTCCTCATACTAACCCACAAATACTAAAAGGAGCTAGATTTCTTCTCTCTCAGCAACAATATAAGTATGGAGACTGGACGGTTCATAATCCAGATTCACTTCCTGGTGGCTGGGGCTTTTCTATAGGTAACACACAGCATCCTGATATTGACGATACGCAAGTAGCACTCCGATCGATCGCACGATACTGTCGCACATCTTCTTCCTATTATTCTAGTTATGAGAAAGGGTTGTCATGGCTCTTGTCCATGCAGAACGATGATGGCGGGTGGGCAGCATTTGAGAAGAACACAAATCGTTATTTGATTGGCAGTCTTCCGATTAAGCATGCAAAAGATGCGCTGATTGATCCGTCCACACCAGATCTAACAGGCAGAACATTAGAGCTTTTAGGCAGTTTTCATGGATTGAATCAGAATCACCACTCTATCAAAAAAGGTGTGAACTGGCTGCTTTCCAATCAAGAAGCCAATGGTTCTTGGTATGGACGATGGGGAGTTTGTTATATTTATGGAACGTGGGCTGCCGTTACAGGCTTACAATCGTGTGGAGTTCGTGAAAATGAAAGAGCCCTTCAAAAAGCAAGGAAGTGGCTCATATCGATTCAAAACGTAGATGGTGGTTGGGGCGAGTCCTGTGAAAGTGATTCAAAGAGAACATATGTCAGTTTAAATAAAAGTACACCTTCTCAAACGGCTTGGGCACTTAATGCGCTAACTTCTATATCCGATCAACCCACATCAGAAATGGAGGAAGCTGTCTCGTGGTTGCTAACTAAACAAGAAGCCAGCTATCCAACAGGAGCTGGCTTACCTGGTGCATTCTATATTCGTTATCACAGTTATGAGCACATTTGGCCATTGCTTGCACTTACCCACTATTATAAAAAATACTATTGA
- a CDS encoding SDR family NAD(P)-dependent oxidoreductase, translated as MKYTVITGASSGIGYETALAFAARGKNLIIAARRTEELEQLKSNVLSQYPELDVVVQTVDLSIISNAHDFYESLKKYEIETWINNAGFGNFASVGEQKLDKIEAMLHLNIEALTVLSSLYVRDYGNVEGTQLINISSGGGYTIVADAVTYCASKFYVSAFTEGLAQELKGKGQAMQAKVLAPAATETEFAKRSMDLENFQYEGTVPKFHTSKEMAEFLLNLYDSEKVVGIVDGETYEFHLKDPIYPYAARQRK; from the coding sequence ATGAAATACACCGTCATCACAGGAGCAAGCTCAGGTATTGGATATGAAACGGCACTTGCATTTGCCGCTAGAGGTAAGAATCTAATAATTGCAGCTCGAAGAACAGAGGAATTAGAGCAACTGAAATCAAACGTGCTCTCTCAGTATCCAGAATTGGATGTTGTGGTACAAACCGTTGATCTATCTATAATTTCGAATGCACATGATTTCTACGAAAGTCTTAAGAAATATGAAATTGAAACTTGGATTAACAATGCAGGCTTCGGGAACTTTGCTTCGGTTGGAGAACAAAAATTAGATAAGATTGAAGCAATGCTTCACTTAAATATTGAAGCATTAACCGTTCTTTCTTCACTTTACGTTAGAGATTATGGGAATGTGGAAGGAACACAGCTTATCAACATCTCATCTGGTGGAGGCTACACGATCGTTGCGGATGCTGTAACTTATTGTGCATCCAAATTTTATGTGAGTGCCTTTACAGAAGGACTCGCACAGGAATTAAAAGGTAAAGGACAGGCTATGCAAGCAAAAGTATTGGCTCCGGCCGCTACTGAGACGGAATTTGCGAAACGTTCCATGGATCTTGAGAACTTTCAATACGAAGGAACCGTTCCAAAATTTCATACAAGTAAAGAGATGGCTGAATTCTTACTTAATTTATACGATAGTGAGAAAGTAGTGGGCATCGTTGATGGTGAAACTTATGAATTTCATTTAAAAGACCCAATCTATCCCTATGCTGCAAGACAAAGAAAATAG
- a CDS encoding GerAB/ArcD/ProY family transporter, producing MNHTINRWQLVLIVISFIMGSSLLMAPNLTAFFSEQDAWISMFFAVIIGLCLNVIWILILKRYHFRSIFRITEVAGGKVVGTILNILIIFYALHLASYVVRNLSNFMISNVIPESSPWTFQIMIILLAVYSCFYGLNNIGRVNEFLTPFMILFFICSLALTTNQFRFSHLQPYFEQGLLKISQGAYTTTGFPFIEIILLGSVLTYVKNKDKLSKNYLSGILFGGSALILTVFIAVGVEGAYMVKRQSYPTYELMRDISIINIFERVEVIIGVVWIFGILVKIVICLFTALKGLQHLSKFPNYHSFLLPAGLLIWAMSNHIHTNTMEFTDFVGRNWTLWWFTLYLLLFVVLGLGILRKKDKDIDQHSENSSQ from the coding sequence ATGAACCATACTATAAATCGATGGCAGCTTGTTTTAATCGTAATCAGTTTTATAATGGGAAGTTCATTGTTGATGGCACCTAACTTAACTGCGTTTTTCTCTGAGCAGGATGCATGGATTTCTATGTTTTTCGCAGTTATAATCGGTTTGTGCTTAAATGTAATTTGGATTTTGATTCTGAAACGATACCATTTTCGCTCTATCTTCCGAATTACCGAAGTAGCCGGGGGGAAGGTGGTAGGGACGATATTAAATATCCTTATCATCTTTTATGCTCTTCATTTAGCTTCATATGTCGTTCGAAATCTTAGTAACTTTATGATTTCGAACGTCATTCCAGAGTCAAGTCCTTGGACATTTCAGATTATGATCATCTTACTTGCTGTATATTCTTGCTTTTATGGATTGAATAATATTGGGCGAGTTAATGAATTTTTAACCCCTTTTATGATTCTCTTTTTCATTTGTTCATTAGCACTTACTACCAATCAGTTCAGATTTTCACATCTGCAGCCTTATTTTGAACAAGGCTTATTAAAAATATCTCAAGGTGCATATACGACAACGGGATTTCCTTTTATTGAGATCATTCTGTTAGGAAGTGTTCTCACATATGTGAAAAACAAAGACAAACTCTCAAAAAACTATCTATCTGGAATCTTATTTGGTGGAAGTGCTCTCATTTTAACTGTATTTATTGCTGTAGGTGTAGAAGGAGCGTACATGGTCAAACGTCAAAGTTATCCTACATATGAGTTGATGAGAGATATTTCAATCATCAACATTTTTGAAAGGGTAGAGGTCATTATAGGAGTAGTATGGATATTTGGAATTCTTGTTAAGATCGTGATCTGTCTCTTTACAGCATTAAAAGGATTACAGCATCTATCAAAATTCCCAAATTATCATTCATTCTTACTGCCTGCTGGATTGCTAATATGGGCAATGAGCAACCATATTCATACGAATACTATGGAATTCACAGATTTTGTAGGACGAAATTGGACGCTATGGTGGTTTACCTTATATCTGCTCTTATTTGTTGTATTAGGTCTAGGCATTTTACGGAAAAAAGATAAGGATATCGATCAACATTCAGAAAATTCATCTCAATAG